The Glycine soja cultivar W05 chromosome 15, ASM419377v2, whole genome shotgun sequence region TGTCAAAAATGTGTTCAACACAACAACACTTTGAACAAGAGAGGTGTCCATGCTTCATAGCTTGTACTAGCAAGCATTCTACAAAAGCTTTTAGAATGTTAAATTGTCAATTCACTTTGATGATCAATAATtgaatctgaaaaaaaaaaaaacagattctTGAAAGCCATGGGAACAAAAAGCAGTATTTGGAAAAACATTCTTACACTTATGCTATGCAGTCACCAAATGAGAAATAGGCTTATtgaatctgaaaaaaaaaaacagattctTTGAAAGCCATGGGAACAAAAAGCAGTATTTGGAAAAACATTCTTACACTTATGCTATGCAGTCACCAAATGAGAAATAGGCTTGATGATTTGTAGTACTAGGTAATAACAAGTCCTAAGCAAAATGATAGTTGAAGAATATCACCTGTAATTACGATAGCAAGCATGAATGAACAACatgaaaatggaaataaaattgGATAAGACAGACACAACATTCAGTCACTACACTTTCAGCCAACAGGTGAATCCTATAGGATACCTGAAGTAGTAAAGAAACATTGAAATTTACCATCATATTGCAATCAATTTCTTATATCCTCCCGATCTATTTAACATAAATCAAGCAAGAAGGAATTATACTCATAAAAAAACCCAAATACAGAAAAGGCGCTTTAAAATATCAATAGAAAAACCATAGCAATAGTTCAAAAGAAACCAAAATGGAAGATCTTATTTAATGTCTAATTCTAACAAGGCTAAGAGTAGCActcaaataatcaaacaattttttctgtgtaatgcttcttttttccttctttttctctaaCTACTCTTTTCACCTTCAATTTTCATTGCTTTCTTTTTGGATGTTGCCTGAGAATACAGGAAAGTCCCAAGAATTGCAATGGCAGATCCAAGGCCATTAAGAGGCCGAACCGGATTCCTGAACACCAAAACCGAAGACACAATCACCACCACTCTTTTCATTGTGTTCCCCACAGAGAAAGTCAATGGGCTAATTTCATCAAGTGCTTGGTAAGATGATTGGTTATAAAGATGGTAGAACACCCCAGACACCAACACCCAAGTATAAAATGTGGATGCTTTGCCAATAGCTTCAATTGCCTTGTAATACCCTGGGATCCACTGAGACCCTTCTACAAAAATAGCCACTGGAAACAGATAAAGCAATGAAAGTATGGTAATCCATCCATACAAGTTCAAGCCATCAACTTCCTTGAAATTCTGTAGACTTCTTTTAGAGTAGATGTTCCTCAACACAAAACCAACATTGCTAATAAGGGCACACCACAATCCTTGTACATTGAAAGAAACCTCAGTAACAGCAGCTAAAGAACAACCAAGCACAATGGGCAGAATTGAAAGCCAAACCTGAATGGGGTACTTATCTCCAAGGACTGAAGAAAACATGACAGAGAAAACTGGTTCTGCAGATTTGATGACATGTGTAAAGGAAACAGCAACCTTGGAGAATGAAACACAGGCTGATATGTGGCCTATTGTGTGGAACAAAGCAGGTCCAAGGAGAGCAATGATGAAGGGTTTTGAGATTTTTGGACAAGGTTGGAGCTTCAAGGACCAAAGCACCAGCATCCAAATGGACCCAACAAAGAGCTGAAAAGATGCAAGAAGCCATGGGAAAGGGAATATGTTCAACACTTTTTTGTTGTAAATGTTGAACACAATGTTTTGGAAGTACCATAGCCCAAACACAAGACCAAGTTTGAGATTTTTAGAATTAGGTTCAGTGGGGGCTACATTTTCTCCTTCAGGATTGGCTTCTGATGCAGCCTTAACGATTTGGTATCTGGGTTTTGATGAGAGCTCAAAAGGGTGTGAGAGGAATCTGCTGAAAGAGCCTAACTTTGCGATTGAATGTTGGATCTGAGACGTTGGCATAAAAGAAAGTTTGGAACTTTTGAGAGGAGTGGCTCTGTGTTGGGCCTGAAACCTGAGAAGATTTGGTTTGGGATTGGGAGATGCATTGATGAAAAAATGGTGATTGGGTTTGGAGAAAGTGACAGGGGATGATGATGGAACAACATTTGAAGATagcattctttttttcttttcttctcagtTTCTGTGGCTGTTCTTGCTCTCAGGCACAGACAACTGAGATAATGGGAAGGGGAATTGAGACAGACTCTGAAAAGGGAACTAAAAGACAGATTTAAAGGCTTTAAGAGGCTTCCAACTCAAAGGGATTGAATTCAAGTCCTTTTGAGAGCACACAAGAGGAACTGTGTGTGTGAGTTGTAAACAAGCCATTCCACGAAACCTAGTACAGACGAAGCCCAAAGGTACAAATTTTGTCCCTAAAATGAGttcagtgattttttatattaaaaaaccttaaaaaaaataaacaaatcccAGATTATCTCCTTctccaaaaaattatttatccatttactttttttttcctcattgATTAGTTGGGGTTGGCCAACCCTTCTTTTCaagttaaattttcatttttaaaaaaaattaatttaaatgttaaaatgacttaaataattatttgtttagttaatttgttaattttatgtgtTAATTAAGCTaagtcttaataaaaaaaatacaaatataattaaattatttataacaattaatttaaataaatattaaataaattacaacaataaaaaataattattaaatcaatGAATTTAATAAATGTGTTCATTATTTGTTTGTGTTAATTATACTGTTATACTTAATTAACACAAATAACTAACATTGGtggagaaaaaaacaaataaagaacaaattcattgtaatttattttaataaagaataCATAGATTataacaagagaaaaaaaatgttttggttGCTTTGAACTTCTAGTATTTGTAGGACATTTATTCTTTGAATGACCTTCATTGTGACACACACCACATCTATTTGGTTGACCCTTTCTCATGAGGTCcattttagtatatatgtgattgGATTTTGGTCGACCATAGATATCTCTTTGCATCTCTAGATTGGGGCATAGTTGTGGTCCATCATATTATGCCAATAATCTTGTTGTGCATTATGCCTAATTATTCGGTGTACATGTTCAAGACCTTTTAAATGTGTACACTGGTGCCACATGAAATAAACAAAGAAACACAcaagaagggggttgaattttgtattatgatttttttaaaacttttcaaAACAAGTTTTCTCCAGTATACTAGCACTTCACAATGAGTTGTCCAACAACAACACAAAGGATAAAAAGCACAAGCTATAGAAAGAGAACACaacgatttatactggttcgctATTAACTAAGAGCTACATCCAATCTCTTCCTCCTGAAACATTTCCACTAAGAAAAATGCTTTCAAATACAAGTATTCTCTAAGTTTCTTTAGGCTGGACAACAAAGTTATGTTAACCCAAGATAACTTAACTCAAGTATTCCTTTTTACTAAGCTTCTCTAGGCTTTCACAAAGATAAGTCTTTGAAAGGATAGCTTACAAAGTGAGCTTTTACAAGTTAAGCAGAGAtacaataatttcatttttacaaAGAATATGAAAGTTGGAGAGCTTTTATGTAGTTGGCCAAAGAACGAGAATGTCTTAGAATGTATAGTGTGTAACTTCGTTCTTCGTGGCTCTTGAGTCTTATAGAAGCTTGAGAATATCTTCATTGTGAAATAAGCCTCTTTTTGCTCTAGCATGCTTAAATGGGACATAACATCACGCAAAGTTTAGGAAAAGAAAGTTTAACACCTCCAACAACAATGGAAGATTATACCAAaaagttgtttctttttcttgacaTTCGTAAGGCACATTTTGCATTTCCCCCTTTTCTTTAGAAACTTTGCTACTTATTCTGATAAGCTTATTTGCTTTTCTCTTTATTATGAACAAAGATCGAAGCCAATATCAAAGCTAGCTACACTTGTTTCATAATAAATGCAACACAACATTCGAAAAGTTGTTGCAACACTTAGTCATTTACAAAAGAAGAATTTTAAAGTTTTATCTCATAGAAAACACTTCGTCCAAGAATATAAGCAATATAGAGTATACTAGattcttaaaaaacatttatgatataaaaataataatttttatacagACTAGATGGATGCTTTCAATTAAGTGAACACTTAAGTATATAGAAAAAAACATTGAACGGCTTATGTTAAGTAGATTGATTATTAAAACCCTAGATGGATTGTTGATGCTAGTCTTAATGATACTTGAAGAATTTACAAGACATACACAAGACACAGACTCTAGCTCTTCAATCTTGGTCTTGAACCTTGACTTCATtgattctttcttttatttttggcttTGGCTTGACTTGTTAAGAGTGCTTTAACTTGTTGTTGTCTTCGTCAAAACCCAATATATGGCAGGACTTCATTGGATCTTCATCTTGAATTCTTGGAAGTCCATAGTTGAGGGAGTCATGTTTTTAGTGCATCTCTTGAATGCTTACATAAATGTGATGAACATAATCAAACTTCAATTCCACCATGGTGATGTGACTATAATGTCACAAGAAGGAggattgaattgtgattttgtcAATGTTTCTTGAAAATTTAACCTTTATAAACTTTTGTTCAAGATTACCTTGGTGTTCAAAAAGTCTTGACATAAAGGTTCAAGCACATAGAGAGTTCAACTTTCTAAGTGGTTAATCATAACACTCATTATTGAATGTTTGATAAGATTATGAGAAACTAATGTCAATGTGCATTTTCTCATGTTCAGAAGATCATTACATAGATAAATGTATGTCTTAGTTGTTATGAAAACACAAATTATGTAATGATGATTCAACACTCAGAAAGTTGTTGTGCTGACTGTAATACTCAAAATGACATTGTTCAAAATGTTGtttctaatttttcataaacaaaacCGTTTTCATGTTTTATGAAAGCTTTCATACTTTGATGCATATAATAGAATTGGTTTAAAACATATCTTGTTATCACACACATGATTTAGTTCATATATGTcattttacaaaacaaataagcTTGTTATGAAAACTTTCTTATTTATGCATTATGATATCTATCATTTTGATGCTCAAAACGTTCTAATGCAAATGCAATATATATGACAACAAATAAGTTAATGTAAAAATGAAGGGAAAAAGAGGATTCAACACATggatttttatactagttcacccCAACCTTGGACTACGTCTAGTCCTCACCCAAACTAATGAGATTTCCATTAACACAATCAACCACTTGTTGGATAATTTGTGTTTTGATAACAACTAAGACATACATTTATCTATGTAATGATCTTCTGAACATGAGAAAATGCACATTGACATTAGTTTCTCATAATCTTATCAAACATTCAATAATGAGTGTTATGATTAACCACTTAGAAAGTTGAACTCTCTATGTGCTATATGACAACAAATAAGTTAATGTAAAAAGGAAGGGAAAAAGAGGATTCAACACATggatttttatactagttcacccCAACCTTGGACTACGTCTAATCCTCACCCAAACTAATGAGATTTCCTTTAACACAATCAACAACATGTTGGATTTTTACAACTACCAACCACTTGTTGGACTTCACGACATCTCCCTCACCGTAACCTTACACTTGGTCTTGGCTTGGAGATAGCCCGTCTCACAACACCATGGGAGAGACAATCCAAGTATTCTTCACCTCTTCAGGTGGGGTTAACACACAGAACGATTCTCCTCATTTTTGAAAAGCAAAACCCACTCAATCACGACACACACTTAGTCATGGGAGAGACAATACAAGTATTTCTTTCACCTCTCTAGGCTATCCAAGTATTATTTTACTCTAGCTTCTTCAGGTTGTCATCTTAGAGGTTTTCTCTAAACTACCTACCTTTCATGGGTTCTCCCTATCACTTCTCTCACATCCAAACTTAACCCACACGATTAATTTGGGATACATACAAATTACATACAAGGAGAATGTGTTTGAGGGGATTTTAAAACTTTATGACACTCATTAGGGTGACTTCTTTTTCAATTAGACTGATTGCTTTTATCTTTATAGTTGTTAGCTCCTTTCTTATCAATCCATGTTGATGTTTCCATTCTGATGATCAATTTCTAAGTAGTTTTCTTATAGTCTctcaaaaatatattctaatgtTATGAGGAAGGACCTATTTTGATGTAGGTTCCTTTTGATGAAGATAACATGATATGACAATTTAGATAAATTAGCTTCATTAATCCAAACACTTCATCACAACACAGATCATTCTAAAGTAGCATTCTTCAACATAGGTAACAtgtgaaggttgttgttgttatgtTAGTGTTCTGTCTTTGgtttaaacttcacaaagtctcTTTAGTCTTCATTCTGATGTTGCACACCAGATCTCCTTAAGGACATTCTCAGTTTTCCACTTGTGCATATTCTAATGCAGTTAGTATTCACTTTCTGATATGCCCTCAGTGTGTGTGGTAGTATATGAAAAGTGAAATGCTTTCATCCTTAGTCTTCTGATGTTCCCTTTGTATGTGTGGCAACATATGGAAGAACTAATGTTGTTTTTGAGTTGTAATCTGAACCATTCTGAATTTCATTTTGAAGTTTAGTCTTCATAGTAAAGATCTTCATCATTCTGATGTAGACTTTGATGCAATTTTATTCTGATGTAGTTATCTCAAAATCTCTCTTGTCTTGATTTTGGTCCGTAATCAGAGTATCATTTTGATGTTCCCATTCTTAGAGTCCTCAATTATACCATTTTGATGTTGTTTTCTCAATGTAGCCTTTGATAGATCTTTGAGTAAGGCCTTCTTGATGTCTTTGCCGCATGATAAGATTAATATCTTTAGAGGGAAACACTGACTTCATTAATATGAGATTTTTTCAAATCTTCTAAAGCTTCTCATTTGAAAGCATAGTTGAGGCATCCATTATGAGCTTGTTCTAAACTCATCAGAACACATATATTTTGTTCTTTACATATCTTTCATAGTATCATTTGAAGATCTTGCATAACTTTCTTGCATATTAGACCCATGTTTTGTTCTTGGTGGCAAACTAGTGTTTGCAACTTCAGGCTCTTTGAACCAAGAATACAAAGCTCCTTATAAAAGGAGACAACAACTAATTGTCTAACAAAAAATGGTTACAACATAACCTATGCTAATGAACCATCACACTGAATGCTTTCTTCTACAGGACTACACGCTCCAGCAGATTACAAAGGATTAGACGACCTACACAGAAAACAAGAGTACTAGGCGAAATGACCAAGGTTTTCATCCACTCTATCTCTATCGTCCATCGTCTAATAATCGACACTCTCATCTAGGGTCTACTTCTCTTTTGGTTTGTCTATCACTAGTCCAACCTCAgttcatttttttggtttgtaaTGACCAATCTCTATGATGTCCTATAGATAAACATCTTGTGATTACAGGAataccttcatttttttttctccaatagTAATAGTCTTTGCCATGAAAGCTTGGAGACTTGTTGGTTGAAGCACCTTCAAGTATGAATTTAGTTGGAGCTTATTCAGCCATcacttcttccaagatcttccTCTCACACTGTCAAGTGTTCTTAACCCTGAGAGTTAAGCTCTAATTCCAATTGAAGTGACAAAAATACCATATGAAAGAgggttgaattgtgtttttaaaaactttcattccttttaaaaataaagagtgtTATGATATAATTTCAGAAAGAAAATGTTCAGAATGAAGAACTATTCTCAGctcaaaatgaaaatgcaagcaATTCTAGAAAAAGAGTTTTCATAGTTCAGAGCTTTTTTTCAAAAGGTTGTTTGGTTGAAAAAACTTTAACACAAGGTTTCAATTTTAAGTGTATTTTGAAAAGGAGTTTTCAAACTTAGTGAgagtaaaaatagtaaatagtttacaatataaaaatagtgtaaagagagagagagagagagaaggaagatGATGCACAATGATTTTTGTACTGGTTGACCCCAAACTTAGGCTATGTACGTCCAGTCTTCACCCTTTAAGATGGGATTTCACTAACAACAGCAGTCACTGTTGGACCAGCCAACCACGAGATTTCTACAACTTGCCAACAACCTAATGGACTTCCCACCTAGCTTCTGCTAGACCAACAACACCATTGGCTACAATCTTTGCCAACCATTTGCTGGACTTTCAATGGCCAAGGATTTCTATGTTTGAATTGAACAAAGATTGATTTCTCCTCACAATAGGGTTTCCACTCAGGAAATTATAATATCACACTTTTATTTGAGATCTATTTCAGTTTACAAGCTTTTATAGAAGTGGGTCACTCGCTATTGAGAGGGTTGAGGCAATAATGACAAATTTTTCACACAGAGAACTTGGCTTGAGTTTCTCTCACTTGGAAGGCTTTAACTTAATTTCATGATGCTCTTTGATGAACTCTTAATGCTCCAAAGAAGAGCATTGAAATTGAGCCCACTCAACTAACAGACTTCTAAAGGAAGCAAAAAAATGTGACAATTGTCAGCTCAAGACAGATTACAAAGTCATTCTGAGGAACCTTTCTGATGAGCATTTTGAAGGTAGAccaaaatgatgattttaatGTTAGCTGAGAAAGGATCCTTATGAAAGTAGATCACGTTGATGAATTTCAACTTATATGGCTTTATAAAGAAACACAACTTCATCAATCTTAACACATCTTCACAACATAGGGCACTCAAAAGTAGATTGCTTCATAGAGATAAAGTGAAGGTACAATTGTTGGTGTATTAGCGTTCTGCCCAAGGTTAGACTGCATAATGTATTTAGTCTTTCATTTTGATGTCCCACATCAGATCTTCTCATGgaaaatttcaactttcaacttggtTAGCATTCATATTTTGATATGTCCTTAAAATATGTGGTAGTATATGGAAAGTGAAATGCTATCAACTTCAGTCTTTTGCCGTGCCCTCTATTGGTGCGGCATCATATGGAAGACATGATGTTCTCTTTGAGGTGCATTTTGAACTCCATTATGAAGTTTAGTCTTCAGAGTCAAGATCTATATCACTTTGATACAACTTCATTTTGATGTTGGATGCTCTGTTTGTAGCCTTTGATGTATCTTTTATACAAGGTCTTGTTGTCATGtactttgccaaaaaaaaaagtacttagAGGGAAGCATTCTTCATCATGCATATGGGCTTCAAGGAATCTTCTGAGTCCTTTACTCCTGATAGTCAGTTTGAGATAACCTTTTTGATCATCATTGTGAGCACTTTATAATGAATGTACatattttcttcttaataaGTTTAGCACTGAAACACTTAAGCATAATATTAGTAATCACATAAAACCCATCATCCTTACAATTTGCATCGTTAAtggtttgtcataattaaaaccagGGATGTCGATTCAACACTGTATGCACAACTGTATGTACATATATACAACTCTAGAAAGATAAATCTTAAACACCTAAGTTGGTCAACACTATTCAGAACAAATTGGAGGTATTGGAAGTTGATAAGTGGCGAAAGATAACTAAGCAACAATTGGAGCTTGAATGAAGATAGATTACTTGAGGATTTTTCAAATAGAGATTTCTATAGAAGTATTTTCCAGAAGATCTCAAGAGGCGAAAAGAGATTGAATTTCTAAATCTAAAGTAAGGCAATACGATTGTTAGGGAGtatgaaatgaaatttgatGAACTATCAAAGTTTTGTCCATATTTCAATGAGTTAATGATTGGCATTCCAGATATTCAAAGTTTGAGAATAGTTTATGTCCTGACGTCAAGCAAGTTGTGGGATACATGGAGATTACCTTGTTTTCTACCTTGGTCAATTGTTATAGAATTTATAATGATGATACTGTTACGATTTTATTTCACGTTAGATTTAACTTATAGGCCAAGTGTAACCTAATCATGATGTAGTAATTGAACTGTCGTCCAGGTCGTCTCCAAAGGAGCAAAGGAGagatttcatgtaattatttaactaagaactaggtttttatatttttgtttagtgatTTTCacgaaataaataacataaaataaattataataaaaattaaatgacagtaaaataattaagtaaagatagAAATACTAGACTTGGATGGTGACGTCGATCTTGATGAATGAATGTTTAGGTTTGAACTAGGAATTCGCTCGATCCACTGTAACTTCATAATTCTCTACTAATCTCTCTTGCTTATTCTCAATTCACTAATGTATTCTACCCCAGCTCCCACATGATCGCAAATTCTAAACTACTTGCCTGATACTCAATCCCTTGGACATATCGACACAAAAAATCAACATTAATGGTTGAGAATTAATGAGGCTTAACCAAGattattctatccctagagataATCCCAATTAAGAACTTGATTTATGTTCGGATTTCAACAAGGCTCGTCAAAGTGCAGGTCAATTCTAAAATTCATCTATAAGAtgatcaatcaaataaaaacattaagtacgaaaacaaataaagaactcaagatgaagTATTGAATTGATAGAATTAAAGTGAAACAAGGTTCATCCTCTCCTCTCCTAGGTGGAAGGAATTgcactcataaaaataatacaatgaaaccTAGAGTGTCTAATGGAATAATGAGAGCGTTTAGTAGGTGaaagtctaaaatataatttaagagCTGCTTGAGACTTCTAGCACGTTGCAATGAATGTCTAGCCTcctatttatagaattgtaACTAGGTTTAATTAAGTAGATAATCAcaagaaattacaaacaaataatatctctaattaattcaagtaattatcttcttcaactgatttatccttgaaaaatatattgcttgtgattttctttgcttttatcttcaatttccgTAATTTCTTATTTCAAAACTTTCTGCTAATTTTGAGCCTCTAGAACTCTAGTGCTTAAGCGAGCTTCTGAGTGCTTGAGCGAGCTCTTGCCATAATGACCTGTTTTTgttgaaaaactataaaaaaattcattaaaaataactaaaaatataattctacctaggaaaaagtaaaaactaaatttagaactaatttgattcaaaataagatctaaagttaactaaaatttcaaacaaacgttacaaaataaatatgaaaatctgataaatttaatgtttatcaAATACCAAGACAAAGCATATTCAATAAAGGAGTGGAGGACCTTAAAGAAATCAACAAAAGGAATTTTATCATAGGAATAAGCCATATCATACTTCAACTTGTTTCTCTGGAAAAATGTTTGGATAGAATAATATAGTTATTGTTGGTAATTTTGGTTTCAAAACCAATAAtcatgttatttgttttttatgcgAAGAACCTCACTTAAATTCCAGCGTGTAAAgtaagattaaataaaaatcaaacattaaaaaaaacaattcttcCCTCCCCATTTTTAACATTATCTTCTCCCCCATGATCTAGTTGGCTATCAATCAACACATTTGCCATGCACCTTTGCCTAAAATTCATACCTTAAAGAAACAATAATCATTAACTTAAAAAGCATGAAATTAATTGGTTACACCTTATCTTCAACCCATTGAAATCTAATTTGCACAAGAGATAATTTGATTAGTGAAAGTTTCACATCAAGGAATAGAGCAATGAAACGGAAGGGAGGAAAGGTAAAATACAAATTGCATTATGATAGTTAATCCACTCAACATGGGAGAAGGAATTGgggaaaagaaattaaatatttgaatttggaACAAGGAATGGTCTGAAACAATTGAATGAGAAGGTAGAATCAAAATTTCCCAAAGTTGCAATATTTACGATAGAGATAGAAATTAAATCATATGAGATGACTAATTTGTGGGTTCCATGGGATGTGTTAATTACTTCAAGTGTGCGGTTTATCACCAGTCAGAGAGATAAAATGTGTTGTACCTCATGATCGATTACAAGTACTGATAGGCAGTCAAAGAGATCACAGGAAGAAGATATATGTAAATCTAACGAGAGGGAgagaattttaaatgtttttttcttgttcttatTTTACATGTTAGATACTACCTTCAATCTTGTATATAAGAAACAATACATAATTCATCCAGACCAATAAAAGTAACCTAAAAACAAAAGACCactaaaagtgattaaattagttaatttgtcacaaactttatttttattccaagattattttcaataaaattaatgatttaaaaGGTGGTTCTTTTTTAACCAATGGGTATATTCCTTTTTGTTGATAGTTCAATAAATACATAAACTTTTATGGGAAAATGAGTTTAATCATCAATAGACCTTACAATTAAttaggtataaaaaaaattcaataataaaataatcatatatttgaattttgtattttgtttctcttacacacacacacacacacacacacacacacacacacacacacacacacacacacacacacacacacacacacacacacacacacacacacacacacacacacacacacacacatatatatataaaagactgAAGGTagtatttttattaagtttGACATCCTTTACTAATAAAACTATCCTTCACACTTTTTACACAttgatgaattaaaatttttgttgtttttaaggACTAATATGTAACTAAGTTTATACATTCAAGAATCAAGGTggttatttatctttttgttattttaatttttatttgtgtttgttAGACGAAGCATATGTAAACCATTTCCATTTCCCACTTTCCTGTTAACACTCGAGCCTAGTCCCTTGCCGATCTCcttcatttccttccaccaaaaACAACCacccattcattcattcattcattcattcattcatcaatGGCAGACTGGTTTGAACTCCCAAAGGACCTCCTTTCCTTATAAGAGTTTCATTAGGTAATATTGCATAGCGCACTACAAGGAAAATGACTTATACCTACAGTCAAAATCTATCACTAGAAGTCCAAAATCCGTAGGTAGATATATAAAGGACTTTGTCCTACAGACGTTTTTTGCGTCAACTTTGAGGGGGTATACAGTGACAACTAATAGTCTGTCACTATAGGCTTTACCTACGAATATATTTTTACCTACAGTCAAATTTAACTATCATTATAGGTAACACCTACTATTTCAAATGTGTAggtaaaagatattaatttatacCTATAATCTctaactgtaggtaaaagtcaattTACTTGTACCTACGGTCTTCTGTAGgtaaatgtcataataataataaaactagttCCTAATTACACTCTttgttgattataatttttaattaaatatacatgaGCTTATTATTATGCTGCACAAAGTTAGAGATCTGCTGCAACATGACCTTTGAAAAGTTACAATAACCTGCTacatacaattaaatttttgttagccTAATTTGTGATTATTGTAACTAGATTGTGTGCTTTTTAACATATTGCAGCCCTTGATCCATTGTCATTGTGAAATGATCTAGCATTAGTAGTGCTATAGAAAATTTTCCAATTCACTTTGCCTTGTTTTTTAGTACCATGTGCATAGTCCTTCCTAAGTGTATATTTTTGGTGCACCATGACCCTCTTTACATGGAGGGAATCATCACTAAAATGTAACAAGTTTCTAAATTTCTAAATGTATAAAAGAGTTAATTCGAGTTGTTGGACAAATAGACAAAGTAAAAACCAAACACTTGAACATTTTGTCGCCGACTCACATCTTCATTACCATCTAAATCATGTTCCTGAAATAACATTTTGTCGCCGACTCGCATCTTCATTACCATCTAAATTTCAACTCACCTCTAGTT contains the following coding sequences:
- the LOC114388745 gene encoding xylulose 5-phosphate/phosphate translocator, chloroplastic-like, coding for MLSSNVVPSSSPVTFSKPNHHFFINASPNPKPNLLRFQAQHRATPLKSSKLSFMPTSQIQHSIAKLGSFSRFLSHPFELSSKPRYQIVKAASEANPEGENVAPTEPNSKNLKLGLVFGLWYFQNIVFNIYNKKVLNIFPFPWLLASFQLFVGSIWMLVLWSLKLQPCPKISKPFIIALLGPALFHTIGHISACVSFSKVAVSFTHVIKSAEPVFSVMFSSVLGDKYPIQVWLSILPIVLGCSLAAVTEVSFNVQGLWCALISNVGFVLRNIYSKRSLQNFKEVDGLNLYGWITILSLLYLFPVAIFVEGSQWIPGYYKAIEAIGKASTFYTWVLVSGVFYHLYNQSSYQALDEISPLTFSVGNTMKRVVVIVSSVLVFRNPVRPLNGLGSAIAILGTFLYSQATSKKKAMKIEGEKSS